Genomic DNA from Solanum dulcamara chromosome 4, daSolDulc1.2, whole genome shotgun sequence:
GGAGGTCAGGATTGAGGTAGAAGAACTGCTTTGATGCTAACCCATCcttattttgctagttttttggtAGGAGAAATTTCTCCAATGTTGTGACTTGCTCGAACTAATGTGTTACTTTTCACTTCTCAGCCAAGAGATGGACATTACTCAGTTGGTGACTTTATGACTAGGAAAGAAGATTTACATGTAGTAAAAACTACAACTAAAGTTGGTGAAGGTACTTCTGAATTTGTTTCCCCGGTTTAAAGTTTAAGGACACATATGGGAAtatctttttgataaattaaagtGTAAACATGCTAATAATTCTGTTTTCCTTTATTTCTGCAATTTGATCTGCAGCCCTTGAGATGCTTGTCGAAAAAAGAGTTACTGGGCTTCCTGTAGTTGATGATGACTGGAAATTGGTAATTCCTTTTTATCTACTTCCATAATTTCTTGGAAAGATGTATGTTAATAGCTTACGTAGTCCATATCTTCCATGTGTGGGATGATGAGTATTTCTATTTGTTTCACTGCTTATTTCTTCTCTTATCCTTCCGTTTTCTAAGCTGTGCTTCGATAAAGGGATTATACTCTTGCAATGTTCGTAAAATGATTCCATGAGCTCTGAGAAAATgtcaattttcctccatgattgCATTAAGATATTCTGCAAACAAGTACAGTCTGATCTTTGTGGGTGAAAAATACTAGCAAGGGATCACTATTATGTGGAAGGTTTCGCCTTCATTTTATGTCCTTATTTTGGGGCATAGGGAAATCATCTTCACACTTGGCTTCTTCCATGAAGAGATGTGAGGGAAGTTTATTCCTATAGTTGAGATGATACCTTGTGCCAGGATGCCTCTTCACTGGGACAAGTGTAAGCTGAATGTTAACAATTTGCAACATGTAGTTTCATGTTAGCCACGTTGATAAAGAAGCAATGAGCTGAGGGCGGGGGCAACTCTTCTGATCAGTCAATCCAGAAATGCCATATTTTCTACcatcttttcattttgaaaagATTTTGCGGCTACTGGCTAATCAATTATAAACAGGTGTTTCTTTAGAACTAGGAAGGAGTGCTGCTGGCTAGTCCAATGGGAGTTCTGCTGACTTCTTTAATCCGTCTTTGGTATTGTTCAAACTGTTCAAGCAACTTAATCCTTAGATAAAATGTGAGAGATATCTGGAGCTCCCCTGTGAAAGACACTTCATTTATCACCTTAGCATTCTGACCTAGGCTCTCCGCTTCCCTTTAAACAGGTGCTTTCCTGGTATGTAAAATCCTATTGCTAATTGAAACTACCAGAATATTATTATGATCATCAAAACAGTTCAGAGATGTTTCACTAGCTAACTTATCAATTTGGCTTGCTGTTGCAATAACTGGAGGAGGACGGGGTTTGGGCTTGGGGTAGAGATGCTTTGTGGTGCATTGGTAGACAGGCAAGAGTTAGGGTATGcatcctcttcttttttttttgtgggcTTGGAGAAATATATCCAtgttatgataaaaatatttttgggtgAGACATGCAAATTTTACCTACCGATGACAGTGTTTCAATAGTAATGTAAACTAGTACGAGAAGGACCCTTGATTCACACGATTTGGTCATCgtgcttggttgaaaagccaatTCTATAAAGCTACTACATGTTAGATTATAGCTAAACTCTTCTAAGTCGAGAGTCCAAGTGAGATATGATGTATGCACTTGTCATCCGCTTTCTGACCCATTGTAGGAACTTCCGCACCCAAGGGTACATGCTGTTGTCTAAGTCATTGTAGCGGAAGTGTCGTGTTGAtagccttgaagtacaattttgGGTCGAGTTGCAGGTAAAATTATTTGCAAACAAGGGGGTATTTGTAAGTGGAAGAGTGGTGCTGCTGCCTTGATCCCCACTGAGATTCAGGTCGTTGTTGCTTTGATGCATAAGAAGTATGTAATAATATACTGCAATCTTGCAAAGAGAAAATGTCTTCTCTTGAAATCCATGCAGAGTATAGAGCATAATAGAGTAGAAAGATCCATATGAGCGATACTAATTAGTTTGGATTAAGGTTCAGTCATGTTGGTACACTTACTGTATGTCCAGTATTCGTTAAGAATCTTTTATTGTTGTAGTAGTTGTTGTAGTATGATTTCTCTCATCATATATATTAGACAACTTGCCTTGCTTGTGAGTTGTGACAGCTatccttatctttttattttaaaatgaaattctCTCTCTCTTGCTccctttttaaattattttttttaatagtgaATGCTCTCTTTTAGATCAAGTTATAAATGCACTGACAGAAGATGCTACATTTCTGCAGGTTGGCGTTGTTTCTGATTATGATCTACTGGCACTTGACTCTATATCAGGTATGATTGAGGTTCTGACAAATTTTATACTTTTGCAATCTCGTTCAGGGAACTTTTCTCAAAATGCTGTATTCTGGTGCTAAGCATATTTCTAAATGATGCTTATGAGCAATATTAGAGTAGCTATGATAGGGTAGCTTTCTTGACATGGAATCTGTAAATATCTCAATTTCACATTGTTCTCATTTTTAAAATCTCGagggaaaaaataaatatcaaggaTAATAGTTGTACTTCATTATTCTATTCACAAAATGAGCTGTCAAAGTTCTTGATGAGTTGTTGActaatatgaataaaaaaattgagtctTAATAGGAGCTGGGAATCCAGAAGCTTGACAAGGGTGATAGTAGTCTATTCTGGTAGGGTTGCATAACATTCTGCTGAGACTGCATGAGTGATATGTGACTTCTGAATTTTTAGCGAGGCTTGTAATGTTAAACAAGCAAGGGTCTCCTCTTCTTGTTCAATGGGGAATCTAAATCTGGACAGATGTAGACAGGTCTTTTAGTGCTTTAGTTTTTCAGGTTTTGCTGGTGAAAATATGATTGGAGTCCTAGGGAAGGGGCTGAGATGAGTAGCATTTATGTAGTGCTTTGAAAGTATAATAATCAAGCAATACCATACAGGGCTGGTTGCCAAAGAAGCAAAGCTGTCGGATTTCTCTGTACTCTGGGGCACTCTACTGTACGATTGCAATTTCCTCTAATGTATAAGTAACATGAAAATTCTTTATTGTCTGCACAATTTCTACACAAAGAAGCATTCTTTGAAGACAATATTTACGATATTGATTAAGTATTCCACAGATAGCTCAGAAATAGCTCCCAGAAGCTACAACAGGAAGATTGTGTAATCAAAATGTTCTTTTGCATTAGTTCTTTATTAAATGCATCAGCAGACGTTTTCTTTAATCACTTGACACCTCTATTAATATGTTAGAGGTTCAGATTCAACATTTTTTATAGTCTTGTTGAGCCACACCTTAAAATTCAGCTGACaaatttattaaagaaaaatattgaaggatATAACACACTCTTCACATATGAATGAAAAACTCATGCTGAATACCTTCTTTTGTCGTACGCCATTATCTATGATAAGGGCAGCAAGTCTATAGTGGTTGTGCTGGGCGCTAGCAATGAGATATCCAATAAATCTTTTACCAGCTATAGAACATCGAGGTTTCTACCTttagaagcaaaaaaaaaaaagaggagaaatatggagaggagggggggggggggtatgaGAAGCAGAAAAAAGATCAGTCTTGGTTCCTATTTCGTTAATAAATCTGCTTTGACTACTTGAGAAGTCTAAGATCTAATGGTTAGCTTTTAATCATGCATGTAAACTGTTTCCCCGAATGACTATGATGAGTGAGAGATATATAGTAAACCAGTTTGACCTTGATGAATCTGTGGCAATTGTTTCTTTGTATGCTTCCTTAAGTTGAACCCTTGTTaactttaccaaaaaaaaaacaataagtTGAACCCTTGTTAAAGGTATAATTTATCCTCCATTGATAGAAGTTATGCCTCAGTTCCTCTTTCttctattttcttaatttctgtTTCATGTTCTTACTCAGGAGCTGGCCAAGCTGACACAAATCTGTTTCCTGATGTTGACAGTACTTGGAAGGTATGTAATAATCTTTTGTTCTAATAGTGGATGCCAAAGTTCGATAACATCTTTTGTTACTGATATTTATACATGTGGTGGTTTGTCATATGATTTTATGTTTCTACTTGTTTTCTATATTGCTGTTTCGTCTTTGAGCTTGACTAATAATAGACATAGATTTGAGTGGAGAATGTTTATGATCAATATATAGTTTAACTGGACCATCAGTGAATTATTTGCTTTTACATTCCTATAATCTGATTGACGGGTTGTTAATAGAACATGAAGAATTAAGGTGTGTGATAGATATTGCAAGTATTCAGGCCAGTGTTTACTTATGAGTTTGGCTCTCATTTCGGGGGTGGAATTAGGATTACATCCACTTATTAGAGTATTCTAAGATAATTCTCTCTCTTCcaacaaagattaaaaaactGAAAAGAGTTTTCTAGAGATTATTAAAAAACTGAAAAGAGTTTTCTAGAGATTACTTTACATGCGTGTCATTTGTATTGTACAAGGAAGTTCTTAGTCCATGAATTATGTTTAGGCTCCCTCTTTATCTTGTTAAAGTATCTTGCTTCCATTCTGCGATTTTGTAGACATTCAATGAAGTTCAAAAGCTACTGAGCAAAACTAATGGAAAAGTTGTTGGTGATGTCATGACACCAACTCCATTGTCCGTCTGTGAAAACACCAACCTTGAAGATGCTGCGAGGTAATTAAACAAACTTTTGTCAGCTTATTTTTATTAAGCTATTACAAGATTCCAATTAGCTAGTGCTATTGGTAATattcaatttctttttaatgCCTATTTCTGTTTTATACCTATCCATTTGTTAAGGCTGCAAGAGACTTGTTATGTAAGGCAGAGTATTCTTGCTATTGGTAATATTCAAGTTCTTTTTAATGCCTATTTCTGTTTTATACCTATCCATTTGGTAAGGCTGCAAGAGACTTGTTATGTTAGGCAGAGTATTCTTGCTAATCTTTTCTCCTGTTGCTTTTCACTATAATATTCTTGCTAATCACCAAATGAGAATCTGGATTATTCATTCTGCAATTTAACTGTAAAGTTGAATTCATAAGATATTCTGCTGATTTAGGTTGTTGCTCCAAACGAAGTACCGTCGGCTGCCTGTTGTAGATGTTGATGGCAAACTGGTAATATGACTTCTcgttctcttttttatttttgtgaatTTGTCAGCAGCATGTAATTTCTGATGAACCCCTGTTCACTGAAATGTGAAGGTTGGGATTATCACAAGGGGCAATGTGGTTAGAGCCGCTCTGCAAATAAAACGCACTATTGAGAATATCCAATGACACCTGAGTTCCAGTGCGAAAGATATTTGTTCATGTCAAGCCATGATGCTACtgtataatatatgtactgTTCCATTCTTTCATCCTTGGCTTATTACTGTACCTAGTGTGGCATCATTGGGAGAAGGGGGAAGCAATGATTATTTTGCCCAAGTACCTGCTGGTAAGTATTAAACATGATGCTTGGGAGCTCTAAATATCCTGTGTTGAAAACATTTGATAAAAGGCGGGGCTCCCATATGGATGGTATACCCTGGTGCCCGACACTACCATTTGTTAGTTCTCAAACTTGTAGTAGTATGAGAACTTTAGCTATATTCTACGTAATGCAATACAATTTGTAAGGAAACACAAGAGTGAGAGAACTGGAGACTCCAATTGCTGCATTTATTGTGCAATGGCAAAATTAGATTTATGGTTTAATTTGGTGTGAAGATATTTCTACTTGTTGTACACGTTATACAAATATATGTAACACGTAAGACTTCTCAAATCTGACGTGTTTCTTCTTCTCTCCCAACGTTGTTCCATCTCAtaaatttcatgttcatcaagaTATCATCACAAAATCATGCAGTTAAGAGGGAACACCAAGGTTTAGAGTGTACCGACAAATGCAAAGCTGATATACACATGTTTTCTTTATTTGCCCTCATCTTGTTTTAGACATCTAGTAGTGGAGTGATAGGAATAAATGGTTCACTTAGTTACTTGTAGAACTATATGCACTTATATCTTGCAGCAAATTAGTCAAACCAGTGTAAGATGATCCTCCTCTTTCAACTGCCTGCCTTGCCATTTCCTTGTACACTTTAGCTCTGCCTCTGAAACCCTCCGCTTCTTCACCCACCATGACTTTCTTTATTGCCTTAgttatttcttctcttttcaCTCCCTCACTATCtattctcttccattgcattcAATCAACGCCAACCCCAGTTCTCAAAACCTCAATCATCAACTTTTCGTTGTAGAATTGCTCTCCAAACACGGGCCATGTGACCATTGGCAACCCTGCTGATATTCCTTCAACGGTCGAATTCCAACCACAATGAGGGACAAAAGCTTCCACAGCTTCATGATCAAGAATTAGCAGTTGGGGTGCCCATCCTCTTATTGATTaagcctttttcttttcttctttcctcGAATCCTTCAGGCAGACAGTCTTTGTTGTCTGGTCTTACAACCCAAATGAATTGTTGTCCAGAGGCTTCAATTCCCATTACAAGCTCTTGCATTTGTGAAGCAGTGAAAATGGCTACACTcccaaaacatatgtaaacgATGGAACTGGATTTCTTCGAATCAAGCCATTTCATGCACTCGTGTTTGTCAATTGAGGATTTCTTCTTCCCTCTTTCAGCTTTATCTTCAATGTCCGTGTTCACAGGCCCTGAGCCATCATgggaaataagaaaaaatggaGCTGACTCATGTGAAAAATctggaacaaagaagttgcagcaaaaaaaaaaaaaaaaaacaacaacaactaagGAATGATTAATAGAATTGCTCTTCAGCAGTTCAGTTCAGTTAGTCTATTGGAACTTGGAAATGACATCTTTACTGTTTATTACtctctccatttcaatttgtttgtacTATTCTGACCTGAAACGAAGTTTACTTAAATGTATGTTGTGTATGCCAATAAAATGAGTCAATGCTCAATAATGGATTACGTCCACGTACACAGTTTCTTCCATGTTCTGGCTAAGCTTCTTTCATTCAAGAGAATTCTTTCATGTTCTAGAGAGCCTTTGAACTAGTTTAGTATAAAACAATCTATAGTTTATTATACCACGCACACCAATTGTTTTTGAAAATGGCTGATGACCAGctccatatttttttctttccaatgATGGCGCAGGGCCACATAATTCCTACTTTAGACATGGCCAAATTGTTCGTTTCGCGTGGTGCACAGGCAACTATTATCACCACTCCACTGAACTTACCCATCTTCATCCAAGCCATTGAAAAAATCAAACACTTGGGACTGGAAATTTACGTCAAAGCCATCAGATTCCCAGCAGTGGAAGCTGGTTTGCCTGAAGGGTGTGAAAGAATGGATCAATTGAATTCTGATGATTTGGTCCCCAAATTCTTCAAGGCCACCACCATGCTTCAGCAACAACTCGAGCTACTCCTACATGAAtgtcaccccaatgctctcattGCTGACATGTTCTTCCCTTGGGCTACAGAATCAGCGgccaaatttgatattccaaGATTGGTATTTTTGATATCCCAAGATTGTCATTTATACTTAAAGAGATTAATAAGTCCATAAATCACATATTTGATTGTAAGACTTGTATTAAGTATTTTAATTTTACAGGTATTTCATGGGATGGGCTTCTTTGCCCTTAGTGCTTCCGAGAACCTTAGGCACTACAAGCCTCAGAAGAATGTGTGTTCGGATACTGAACCTTTCGTTGTCCCGAATCTTCCCCACAAGGATGAAATTAGCCCCATTATGATCAAGAAGAAACATACATGACTAACTTCATCGAACAAGTGAAGGAATCCGAGTCAACAAGTTTTGGGGTCAGTTGTCAATAGCTTGTATGAGCTTGAACCAGATTATGCTGATTATTACAGAAAGGTTTTGGGTAAACGAGCATGGCACATTGGACCCATTTTGCTCTGCAACagaaaaaatgaggaaaaattcCCAAAAAGTGACGACAAACATGAGTGCTTGCAATGGCTGGACACAGAGAAACACAATCCAGTTATCTATGTTTGTTTCAGGAGCCTGTCAAACTTTACTGATTCCCAAATTGAAGAAATTGCATTGGGCCTTGAAACTTCAGAGCAAGAATTCATATGGGTAGTGAGGAAAGGCAAGATCCTAGAAGGATTCGAGGAAAGAACGAAAGGAACAGGCTTAATCATAAGAGGATGGGCACCCCAAGTGCTAATTCTTGATCACGAAGCTATAGGAGCTTTTGTGACTCACTGGGGGTGGAATTCGATGCTTGAAGGAGTATCAGCAGGGGTTCCAATGGTGACTTGGCCTATGTTTGCAGATCAATTCTTCAATGAGCAATTGATAACACAAGTAGTGAGAATTGGGAGTCGCAGTTGGGGCAGAGCAACGGAGCATAATAGTGGAAAGTGTCAAAAGTGAAGCAATTGCAAAGGCAATGAAGCGTGTAGTGATTGGGGAAGAAGCAAAGGAAATGAGGAGCAGAGCAACAGAAGTTAAGAAAATGGCGAACAAGGCTGTTGAAGGTGGATCATCTTACGGTGATTTGAATGCACTCTTTCAAGAACTAAGAACCTTTAATTTTCCAcaagtaaaattatataatctATGGGTGTGTTCCGTACAAGgaaattttttcttgaaaatattttttaatgttcTCATGTTTGGtcgttttaaatatttttaaaaatattttttaaattaatttattttccttaaattgaagaaaaatgacttttctccaaaaatttaaaaaatattttttaaaactctcAACCAACCACAAattataaatgaaaaatattgattCTAATGGGTTTGGAACGAATTTTATGAATGGTGTAGTTTGTATTCTGGGGATATCGAATGAGTTGTGGATATtgaaaccaaatttgagcaataCCTCAAATTTCTTGGTTCTGGTTTGAGCATAATCGTGCGAACCAATAGGCTTATTTTGAATCACACGTTTCGTTATATcgtttttttattaaataaaagagaATTTTAAGAATAGCTAAGACTAGAAACAAAATTAAGCTTCttagttatagtttgtttgattaGGATTTGTAACTACATGTTGCTAGGATGAGAGAGGCAAGCGAGATAAGATCTaggagagagagaggagagaaaCACAATTAATTTGTATATCTGATCGATAATTGTATCACGAATACAATTgatttgaattaaaaattaGCTACTAAAAGGAGGAGAGAGCTGAGCGATATCTGTGAGAGAAAGGAGAGAGGCGAGAGAGATACAATTGATTtgtatcaatgaatacaattgtATCAAAGACTCTTGTATTCAATTTGTTGATGCAAATCAACTGTATCAAGtattttaacaaataaaaaatttatatccAAATACAATTTGTATCGACGAAtacaattatattatttttgtaattagTAATAAATTGTATGTGTATTCATGTGCATTTGTATTCGTCTGTATTTTGTGTATTGTATTTATGTGTTACCATATGCGTTTGTGttattatttgtatttgtatcattGACTGTTACTATTTGTATTGCAGAAAAAAGacgaaagagagagaaagaggagAGAGGTAAGCGAAAGAGGACAGAGAAAGTAGAGAAGCAAGGGAGAGAGGGAAATAGGATAgatcgattttttttttttttttttttttttacgtaaGACACGTAAAAGAGATGGAAATAAGATTATATTTCCAAGTCCAAAGTTGATGACTCTCATGTAAAGGGGTCCCTGAGAGAGAAACCATAGTTGGAATGAAtctataaatgaaataaaaaataaaaaataaaaatcgcatgcgtttatttttcatttttttaaattatatatatatatggcataCAGTAGTAAATACATATTCCAACTATTATATTATAGCATAATATTACTAAGCAAATGACTCTTTAAGAAAAGTTATAATCTATCAAGATATTTAGATGATAATAATTGAATAAGAAGTATCAAATGATGCATTTCGATGTCAACTACTCTAGTGCGGTACCATCCCACCTAAGTCATACAACATCTTATAAATGCAAGAAAATAAGAGTACttttctacttcaaagtctctAGTCTAGATGATCAGACTACTTTCCAACTCCAACGCGTCTATATCTTACGCCCTCcgttttattttacttggtaattttaataaattaaaagaattttgttattttattatttatttttgtttgtcaCATTTGTTAGTTTTTAAAAgtcaaaatatatgaattttaaccAACAGTTTAAGATGTAATTTAAGAATAGTAAAAATAGAGTTAAATTATAAGAAGTCATTTGGTCGGAAAAAGTTTTGCTGGAATAAGTTATTCCATCATGTATATGTGATAATTTATTCATCACTAAGGTATAAATAATGGGTTAAGTAATTCAAGGATTACCTAATACCTCAAATTGAATACAGGATAAAAtaattctatattttatttcaagatTATTATTCTTTATATCTCACACCAAATCGCTACTAAACTTCTTCTAGTCTTTTAGATAATCCGTAAACTACGTAACAAGCAGGGGCAGAGCTACGACCTTACTAGGGTGGTCAGCTGACCACCTTCGTCGAAAAATTAGATGATTGTTCCTGTTATTtgattatattaataaaaaatgcaCACCCTTAAACACAACTAAGGTTGGTAGCCCAACGGTAAGCGTGTTCATTCAAGTGTCTATGGTTAGCGGTTTGAATCATGGTGTAGCAATTTTGTAATAATCTTTTTGTTTGAATCTTGATGTAGCAATTTTGTAATGATCTTTTTAAGTTGTAAAGAAAACAGAAGGGAAATAAATAGAAATAGCTACCTATCTTATAAGTTATAACTAGCTCTCTCACCACCCattaaatactttttttttttactaatgcTATGAAAGTTTGTCCCATCATCATAATGAATTCCACATTAAAAATGGTACacaatttcttttttgtttatttatataatttaatgtctatttttacttgtccaatatataaaaatagttattcatttttatttgttcagtttaaaaaattaagagataatttattatattatatttattttatctctATTATTAAAGActattcattttttaatattgaaataacttataattaataaaagtgATGTAGTAAAATTATCcttctatttattattttttaagggtATGCCAAGTCAAACAGGTGAGTAAAAATGAACGAGGAAGTAGTAGCTAAAACCATTTTTATTGACTTTTCTTTGTTAGTTTTGATTTATACCATTAATAgttttataattataaattttcatataatttagttaaataatatataatttaattttaaatttgagtgCACCCACTCAccgataataaaaaatatactttGTGCACCTATTcagctaaaaaaaaaaaattcaactctttaaaatttaaatatcctTAGATAAGAAGGATCCAATGTCACAATCGAACTGAGTCGCTCAACCTTTATAAACAATGTTTTCGTCTTTGAACAAAACACaggttttaaattaaagtaatcAGACAAAAACATAAATTGGGTTGTGAGTTGTGACGGAAGGGCATATGTCACATTTCATCTGCATGCACTGCCTCTTACTACAATGCTCTCTTCTGTATGTTGCATCTCAAGAAATTAGGTATCGCCACACCCAGGCCCCACCACTGCCCTTTCATTCATAAATAAGGTAAGTTATTTCggtttaaatttatttcatgtttaatTATAGATATTTGTTAAAATCGATATCAATGAGCACGTTTGGATGGACTTTAAATTGGTCAAACCAATTTATAAGTCTCTTTTTAGATTTTGGATGTGTTTGATAACTTTAAGgcataaaaattttaaagtcacacaaaaataaaaagttaggaattttaactttttttttctaagtgcttaaagctattttgtttgatc
This window encodes:
- the LOC129885575 gene encoding CBS domain-containing protein CBSX1, chloroplastic-like; translated protein: MESVLNFNSISPIGVLNYRLFPSTISCSARPRTGDPSVAKSRRCLPQRQLSRSLRPASLPSTSANDAASTSNSQSPRDGHYSVGDFMTRKEDLHVVKTTTKVGEALEMLVEKRVTGLPVVDDDWKLVGVVSDYDLLALDSISGAGQADTNLFPDVDSTWKTFNEVQKLLSKTNGKVVGDVMTPTPLSVCENTNLEDAARLLLQTKYRRLPVVDVDGKLVGIITRGNVVRAALQIKRTIENIQ